In a single window of the Rhodamnia argentea isolate NSW1041297 chromosome 2, ASM2092103v1, whole genome shotgun sequence genome:
- the LOC125313692 gene encoding FK506-binding protein 3-like, whose protein sequence is MKLEDFATARRSIFPDLVTYFYSTMCFKDFNSLFYNIGDVRYQLHVRKLAKLMDVEEMDFVPLEIQLEAAYSFIIGRENYSRESKAHIVYNNFLLKHIVMHKKRLQRDQPKEKKTIASKGRVFESFKEADVDEDEFELEDSKDKSTPSISSVDVHDAQIDDDADKDAADVVGDTTGAHEHEDPKDKEEDLHKTHEQSKDADEEENSAKKMWAEDVTNGDKSAKRKEDEFFREQHEELWDTQRNEIEHAINTNEPIHSLKFSKDEIQVDKPDMFLIVGMEVAGSLQPTEDNATAQGEQNLLKESTDVVREEVLKEKEPVVVELEKALRDYVLTTTKDHENQPEEGAQEGDKEHMDIPSSSKSPPPPPVSN, encoded by the exons atgaagcttGAGGACTTTGCAACTGCTAGAAGGTCGATCTTTCCAGATTTAGTGACTTATTTCTATTCAACTATGTGTTTCAAAGATTTCAATTCTTTGTTTTACAATATTGGAGATGTTCGGTATCAATTGCATGTCAGAAAGCTTGCTAAATTGATGGATGTTGAAGAGATGGATTTTGTACCCCTAGAGATACAACTTGAGGCTGCCTATAGTTTTATCATTGGTAGAGAGAACTACTCTAGAGAATCCAAGGCACATATTGTTTACAATAACTTCCTACTGAAGCACATTGTAATGCACAAG AAAAGATTGCAGAGAGatcagccaaaagaaaaaaagactatTGCGAGCAAAGGCAGAGTATTTGAATCCTTCAAAGAAGCGGATGTTGATGAAGATGAGTTTGAATTAGAGGATTCAAAGGATAAAAGCACTCCATCAATTTCATCTGTAGATGTACATGATGCTCAAATAGATGATGATGCTGACAAGGATGCAGCAGATGTCGTTGGAGATACTACTGGAGCACATGAGCATGAGGATCCTAAAGACAAAGAAGAGGACCTCCATAAAACTCATGAACAGAGCAAGgatgctgatgaagaagagaattCTGCTAAAAAG ATGTGGGCAGAGGATGTTACAAATGGAGAcaaatctgcaaaaagaaaggaagatgagtTCTTTCGAGAACAACATGAGGAGTTATGGGATACTCAAAGGAACGAGATTGAACATGCCATAAATACTAATGAGCCTATCCACAGTCTCAAGTTTTCTAAGGATGAGATACAGGTTGATAAGCCTGACATGTTTCTCATTGTGGGCATGGAAGTTGCCGGA AGTTTGCAACCAACTGAAGATAATGCAACTGCTCAGGGAGAGCAAAACTTGCTGAAGGAATCAACTGATGTTGTCAGAGAAGAGGTCCTGAAAGAGAAAGAACCAGTTGTAGTAGAGCTCGAAAAA GCCCTACGAGATTATGTTCTTACAACTACCAAGGATCACGAGAATCAGCCTGAAGAAGGTGCCCAGGAGGGTGACAAAGAGCACATGGATATTCCCTCTTCATCAAAatcacctccacctccacctgtttcaaattga